ACAAGCTGGATGAAAGAACCGTGGTGGTGGGAGATCTCAGTCAACGGCAAATGGTGATGAACGAACATCGAGAGCGGAACAAGTACCTCAACCGAGCAGTGTTCAACGACTGGGGCTTGTATCCCTTCACACAAATGCTCATCTACAAATGCCAGTTGTACGGAAAAGACCTCCACTTTTTAGATGAACGCGAGACGTCGAAAACCTGTAGCGGCTGTGGGCACAAGCAAGCCATGCCGCTCTGGAAACGGACGTATTGTTGCACGGAATGCGGACTCGTCATGGATCGCGACGACAATAGCGCCGTCAACATCTTGATGAGGTTCCTTGCCCGGCTGGGGCCACACACGGGCGATCCCGTGCGGTGTGCGGTCGTTTTCCCCGCAATCGACAATGTAAATACGTTTGAACACATTTAGAATGGCAGATAGGTATGCAGGAGAAGAGTATCCTTGTTGTTGGTAGTCTGAACATGGACCAGGTTGTGCATGTGCCACATATTCCCCAGCTGGGGGAAACATTATTAGGGGCAGGTTCGCTACGGCTTATTCCCGGTGGCAAAGGAGCCAACCAGGCGGTAGCAATGGCGAAGCTGGGCGCGCCTGTGACCATGGCAGGGCGAGTAGGAAGCGATCCTTTTGGAGCGCAGCTTATTAGCTCATTGCGGGCAAATGGGGTCGATGCGGGACTGGTCGTTGTCGATGAACAAGAAATGACCGGCACGGCATTTATTTTTCTCGCACCCGATGGTGATAATGCTATTGTGGTGGCTTCCGGCGCCAACATGCAGGTCGGGCAGGATCAGGAGCAAATGAGGCGTATTTCTGAGGCGCTTGTGCCTGCCAGGGCGCTGGTGTTACAACTGGAGATTCCATTGGAGACCGTTAAGACATTGATCGCAGCAGCGCATGACCGGAGCGTACCGGTAGTGCTGAATCTGGCTCCTGCCCAGCCGCTGCCGTGGGAGATACTCCAACAGGTGGATATATTGATCGTCAATGAGAATGAAGCCAGCCTGCTCAGTGGTCAACGTGTAGAGAGCCGCGAAGATGCCTACATTGTGGCTACCGTCCTGCGCGAACATGGCATATCCACGGTCGTCATCACCCTGGGCGCGCAAGGCGCTTTACTTGCTCATGACGATGGTATGGGGGGCACAAACATCGTCTATCAAGACGCCCCAAAAGTGCAGGTCATCGATACCACTGCCGCGGGCGATTGCTTTGCCGGAGCACTGGCGGTGGCTTTGACGGAAGGCCAGACGCCCCAGGATGCCCTACGCTTCGCCGTCTATGCCGGAGCCTTGAAGGTGACGAAATTCGGCGCCCAGACGGGACTACCAGGTAGGGCAGAGGTGGAGGCGCTACTGCGAGCATCGTAGCCAAAAAATTTCATAGCAATTTCATCCCTCATATGCTATCCTCTATTACAATCAAAGCAATAAAGAGGTGAACAGATGACAGTCTATCCGCAGCGTCGAACCTCTGAGCGGGACGACAGGAGTGAAGGAGTTTCTACCATGTCAATCAGCTACCACGATGTCGAAAAGCTCCAGGCGCTTTACCCCAACCATCAAATCGAATTGAAAGAAGGTAAACTTATTCTTATGGGTCCATCGGATGCCATATCAGCTATAATCGGAGCTCGTTTCATAGCATTCTTAAGTCCCTGGGTATTTCGCAATAATCGGGGGCAGGTCCTGGATTCGAGTATCGGTTATCGTTTACCTGATGGTGATCTGCTGTCTCCTGCTGTCTCTTTTGTTTCACGAGAGCGGCTCAAACAATTTCCTCTCCCGAACTGTTCCCCGGCTGGGAAATACCCGTTACCAGTATCTGGCCGCCCGTCTTCGACTAATGTTTTTACCAAATAGAGGAATCTAGTGGCACCCCT
The sequence above is a segment of the Ktedonobacteraceae bacterium genome. Coding sequences within it:
- a CDS encoding Uma2 family endonuclease; protein product: MSISYHDVEKLQALYPNHQIELKEGKLILMGPSDAISAIIGARFIAFLSPWVFRNNRGQVLDSSIGYRLPDGDLLSPAVSFVSRERLKQFPLPNCSPAGKYPLPVSGRPSSTNVFTK
- a CDS encoding transposase, producing KLDERTVVVGDLSQRQMVMNEHRERNKYLNRAVFNDWGLYPFTQMLIYKCQLYGKDLHFLDERETSKTCSGCGHKQAMPLWKRTYCCTECGLVMDRDDNSAVNILMRFLARLGPHTGDPVRCAVVFPAIDNVNTFEHI
- the rbsK gene encoding ribokinase, whose translation is MQEKSILVVGSLNMDQVVHVPHIPQLGETLLGAGSLRLIPGGKGANQAVAMAKLGAPVTMAGRVGSDPFGAQLISSLRANGVDAGLVVVDEQEMTGTAFIFLAPDGDNAIVVASGANMQVGQDQEQMRRISEALVPARALVLQLEIPLETVKTLIAAAHDRSVPVVLNLAPAQPLPWEILQQVDILIVNENEASLLSGQRVESREDAYIVATVLREHGISTVVITLGAQGALLAHDDGMGGTNIVYQDAPKVQVIDTTAAGDCFAGALAVALTEGQTPQDALRFAVYAGALKVTKFGAQTGLPGRAEVEALLRAS